The following is a genomic window from Nitrospirota bacterium.
CTCGCTTTTGCAGTTTGTATATGGATTTTGCGATAAGAGCTGCACCTTTTTTGAAAACAGGTTTTTGAAATGGCGGTATTTTTTAGCCTGCTCTAAAAACTCAGGGGTAAAAAATGGTTTATAAATTTTCCAGTACCTCTTTGAGGGAAAGTAATTTAGTGTTAGTGCGCAACTGATGCTTTGCGCGCCGGATAGACTGCATTAATGCCTTGTTAGACATTATTTTGAGGGTTTCACTTATTCGCTTCCAGTCCTCAATGCTGAGTACAACAGATTTGGGTTTGCCTTCAGGTGAAGTTATGTATTCAACCTTTGGCAATGCAAGCGCTTTTAGCATATTAAAGTCTCCTTTGTTATCAAATGAATATTACTCAACTTTACCATAAAGATAATTTTTCTG
Proteins encoded in this region:
- a CDS encoding type II toxin-antitoxin system prevent-host-death family antitoxin, yielding MLKALALPKVEYITSPEGKPKSVVLSIEDWKRISETLKIMSNKALMQSIRRAKHQLRTNTKLLSLKEVLENL